A window of Agelaius phoeniceus isolate bAgePho1 chromosome 9, bAgePho1.hap1, whole genome shotgun sequence genomic DNA:
GCACGGCCTCTGGGTTTGTTTTATGCAAAGTACAAAAACCTTGCCCTAAACACAGTATCAGTAATCCCCACAGAGCTGTCACTGAGTGCTCTGCACAAACAtcctgcatcatcatcatcacctttACAATTCCAGAGAGTTGGGGATTAATATGTAGACTCACTTTACAGCTGGGTAATTTCAGACAAGGACATGAAAATCAAAGTTGTTTGTTCAAAGTCCCCACCAGTTATGTCCAATTAGGAgtcacagatttatttttcagaaagtgTAAGATTTCTCCAGGACCTGCAGAGCTTACAGCACAGCATCAGTTTGCTTTTGTTGCAATTGTCACCATCAGCACTACTGAAAGTCTGGGTGTTTTGGTAATCTCAGGTTAAACACTTTGAAATCAGCTGTGCATGATGGAATTAGCCCAAGGATGAAAATCCTGGATATATTCACTTGTTCTCCATCACAGAGGAATTCTGTTGCAAGCATAGAGGAATTCTGTGCTACTTAAATTTTAACCAGCTGTCTTAATAGTATAAAAGGAGTCTTGtcttaaaagaataaaaggagTCTATCTTCTAGTTAGGTAGTGATGTTGACAGAGAAAAGTAGTTTACTTTGATTTTACGGCATATAAATTTGATTTGATATGAAAGTCAAGCAAATTCTCTTGTATAAAAATTTCTCTATCATTTCAGATGATAAAACTAGGCTACTCAATTAGGAATTTTCCCAAACTActtaaagcaattttttttttttttttgtatagaGATACTAAGCCAAATAAGGCATATTGTAACTTTTCTCCATCTGTTTTCCAGACACCTTCAATTGGTTTAATCTGTCCACAAAGGAAGCACAATCTGAGATCCCAAGCTATTCCCTGCTACAAATGTGTTAACCCTTGAAGGGAGCTCCTCCAATAAAGCAGCTGCAGTTCCAAAAAGCATGCCAGTTCTGCAGATCATATCACATCTTCATTTCTGCTCAAAGTAAGGTCATTATGTGGGTTATATACATTCATCTAATATGCATAAAGGAGAATAATTTATGAAGCATCACTAATTTTTCCTATGCCTATTTTTTCCTCAGCCTATATGTTAGGCTGAGAGCTgtttctgattctcactaaggCTGCAGTACATACAGGGTAGGAAAGATGGCACAAGATTTCCTTAAATTTTGGACTCCCATGGGCAGAAATGACCTAAGACAAATTGATCAGTCTCAAGACAGAATGTGCACAGCCCACAGGTATCctattcttcctttttttttcccccctcagcagGCTGCCCATATCAGCATCAGCTTTGAAGAAACATTTACATCACATCAACAAAGACACATAACAACAGGAACAGGTCAGAATGTCCAGAGAAAAGACCATCTAAAATGAGCCATGTTCAAAAGAGAGCAGGGAATCCCTCTTACCTTCAGCAACTTCCAAAGGTCCTTGAGATTTGCGAAGCTCTTTCACTGTTTCCAAGAACTCTTTGcctccagccttttccagtgcctTGCCTGCAAGGACACAGAGCAGAAGGCCTTGGCTTCAGAGTATCAGTGTGGAAAAACAAGcctacattattttaaaaaccactGTACACACACTACCCTGTCTCCCTCTatcagcagcagctgattttTATGTTTACCACTCTGCTTAGACACAGATGAAGTTTACTTTTCATGGTTTTGTAGAGCCTGTATGCTGTTACTGGAAATTACTTTAATATAAATATCTGTAAGAATGCCATTTACTCTGACTCATGGCTAAAATAATGTGGAGTGGTTTAGGCTTTCAGCCTCCAAAATGAACCCAACATCCAAACCCTATTACTTACTGAAACAAACACAGCTGGGATGCCAGGGAAGGTCTTGATGACTGAAAACCAATGATCCAAAAGCTTGCTACTAGATTCTGTGCCTCCTGTGGGACTGGCTGAATAGCTTTTTACCTCCCTCCTGCTTAAATTTCCATATTTAGTAATAACACTATTTCCTTATTTTGCACAAGCAGTATAAGGCTTTGTACATGAGTATTTCTAAATTATGTAACATCCTACAATGAAAGTTATAGTTAGAAGTGTTAATGACATATAATTTTGCAATGCAAATTTCAAATGCAAATGTAAAAATAAGCCAATAAACACCTCAATAATAATTATTTACACTTTTGCTGTTCATGTGCTTCAACAAATTAGCTGTGTTTTGCTTGTTATTAAAAGCTGACAAATCAGTGATTAGACTGTTGTACTAAGTCAGACCCAGCCTGATTTTCAGAAGCTGCAAGTGCTATTTTATGGCCTGGGGTAGATTCAGATGAAACAGGATGGGATCTCAGCAGGCAGCCAGTAGACCAGCTACTGTTCCAGCTCtagatgatttttttctgcatgtaCAGAGCCTCACCTATTTCCTCCTTGAGGTCTATTTCAGCTGTTGTAGGGTGAACAATTCCTTCTACTTTCATGGAGCCAATATGGCTGATGTCACTCTGTGTCagagaaagctgaaaaataGCAATGAGAGGGGAGGAACAAATAAATAGTAATCCCAGTGCAAAATCATTTTCATACCAAAAAGCTGAAGTATAAAAATTTCAGTCTTTCAGAAACCAGCTATTTTATTCTGTTCAGTATGTGTGAGTCTGACTTTTagcttttaattaattaatttgcaCACCACTCAGATTATTTGGTGATATGCCCACGACTTGGAAGCTTGCTCCAGAGGAAGTTAttgctagaaaaaaaaatgttctcacATCataatttgaaggaaaaaaggctgattttggaaatgctttggTTTAAGAGAAAAACATCCTTCCCTTCATGCTAAGCCCCAATctgtttttgttctttattaCCTTTTGTCCTGGCACAAGGCTCTTGGAGGACAAGATAGTGAAACCATCCCCAGGTCCATCTTCAGTTGTTGAATTTGAAGCTCCTTCCTTTTCATTGTCCTTTTGTTTGCTCTATTTgatgggaggagaaaaaaaaaaagcaagactTCTCAAAGGAAACAATCACCATCTAGCATAATTCAATAATGGAGAGAGTTAATAACTTACTACAAATCTTATCTTCTCAGATCAATACATGACTCATAGCCTTGTAATCCCCTAAGGTTATGTAACAACAGGGGTCTGCACTGTTTATATAATGCTAAATCAGTGGTTCATCTGAGGCATTACATGTTTTTGTAGTCACATTCAGAGGCAGGGCACCCACACCCATCTGTAGATTTACTGACAATTAAGGTTGTATTTATATGGGTGGGCATGTGTTAGTTTATTTTTGTTGCTAACAGAGCAGAACCTCGTATTAAATCAAACTTAGTCACTTAGTAACCCAGTCAACTGCTCcaatttgaagaaaaaacaacTTTCTGGTCTGAAAAACAAATGTTTAAGTCTCAGTTATTAAGTGGTAAAGCCTTCTTATAGCTTACTTTCAGGAGCAGCAAACCTATCAGTCCTAGAGGGCTAAAGGAGCATCTCCTCACACCTCTCAATATTTGCTTTAAGGTTTGTCAAGGAGCTACCACCTCCTAACAATCCAAACTCTGCACAATTCAAAGTAAGGTGGTAGCTGAGGTCAATGCACAGAGGCATCCAATTAAACATCCCATTAAGCaactctgttttctttttaaaggctGTTTCTACATATTATCAGCTCTGGAACTGTCttaaaactttgaaaaatatgCTTAATccaaaaaagtttaaaagtttaAGTCAAAGCTTGATATCATTTAACCCTAGCCAATGAAAAGCTCAGCAGTGTTTTAAGGTGCATGCCCTGGAATGACAAACCAAGAGCACAGATCTGGGTTACTGCTTTACCAAATTAATCCATTTTGGACAGTGATAGAAGATGGGAAAGTGCAGGGGTCAAGTTCTGATTGatttattcttcttttaaaaCTCACTAACAACAGCACAGCTAAGAACACATGAAACAAAGAGCTTGTCACAATGACATTGAAGTTCCATGTCAAATTCTCTGGACAGCAAAAAACCTTTACAGCAACCCAGTAACTGTGCAAGGCTGAAGGCATGACATCTCTCTGGTAGAAAATGTTTTAGAACACAGcttcctttattttaaaaaggttCATTGCCACAGAGTTAGTGTGGAGGTAAGAGATTCTACACAATTATTAAGAGATTATTGCAGAGGGTGACACAGAATCTGTACCTGCCCTGTTCTTACCTTTTTGGACGTCCGGGCCTTGGTAGACTTTGCCTTTTTCCCACTCTTTTTGTTCACCATGGATTTCCTCCCCTTCTTCTCAGGAGCAGGGGAAAGGATGGTCTCAGTTTTGCCTTTGGCACCCCTTTTCTTGGCTAGAAGCTCAGGCTGAATTCTGGGCAGGACACCTCCACTTGCAATAGTCACACCTTTGAGTAACTGCAAGGACAAGCAGTGCATGGGAGCAAATTACAGATCCTCTTAATCTGCACCACCAGAAACAATTAAGGGAGAAAATCCACAATAACAAGGAACTTGGCAGGTGACAGCAAAGTCAAACAGCACATCCTGGGAAATTCTGTTGCTGTACAATCATTCCTACCCCTTCTTAGTGTAAACCTGTCCTTGGTGACTCACAAGCAGTGAATAAGGGTAGAAGAAGAAGAGTGTCTGTGGGCTACTTCAAAAAAGGACTGCACCACAGCCTGCTCAGAGGAGGACTGGATGCAGATCTCTTTGGCAGGGAAACAGATGCAGTGAAAGCAAGGAAAAGCTCCAAGGACCTGCTTTGCAGAGGCAAACAACAGGAATGGGCTGGGATACCATGCAGAGGACAAAGTGTGGCTAATTCCTGAGAGACAACACTGGATCTAGATCCCAGTTCACAGGTCACTGAccagaaacacagagctgggaaaggcctGGTGAGAAAGTGTGAGCACACTTTCTCTTCTGGCCTGTTTTGAATTTTTACTGCACTTGACAGGAAACAGAGCCACATGACTTCATGGGCACcacattttcattatttaaagcAGTCATATTAAGTGCAGGAGTATTCAAAGTGTGAATGACATCATCTATCTTCATACAGAGGAGATACTCTGATGCTGACTGAACCTTTTCAGCAGCCCTGAACAGTACAATCTGCAGCCCATGCTGTGATCTCTGTCCTCACTCAACAAGTTTAACAGAAGTGATCCCACAAGTGATCCCAGGAGTGAGAATACTGAAAATCACAGTTTGGGCAAACAGACAGGGAGGCAGCAATAGCAGAGAGTGAGCCAGATCCCTACCCAACACGGGCCTCACAGCCAATATAATAGAAAACACACATTTCTACAGCTTTTGGGAAAAGATCTTCCACATTTTCTTTAAGTACTGACTATCCCTGAGGGAAAAGTGAAGCATCAAGACTGCTTGTTTCAACAGGACTCATAGGCTAAGAAGAACCAAAGTTTATGCCCATAAGATTTAAGATGAGGTATGTAATAACcttaatttttgtttgctttttgtttacTAAAAAGAACCAAAGTTTATGTCCATAAGATTTAAAATGAGGTATCTCAGAACcttaatttttgtttgcttttatttaagaGGGCCCAATCTTCTGCTCCAATAACTGCAATCTCATTCTTGTCTCAGACTAAGCTCTTTCTAAGCTTCCTTGGTAGCAGCTTCACTCAAGCACACAACTCTTGCACCAAAATGCAAACAGGCACCTGATTCAGCTCCTCATCATTTGCAACTGCCAGGAGGATGTGTCTGGGGGCAATCCTTCCTTTCTTGTTGTCCCGTGCTGCATTTCCTGCCAACTCCAGGATTTCAGCTGTAACACAAGATAAAAACCAGTAACAAAAATGCAGCTTAGGTACATGCTGCATACACATTTTACACTGCTTCTTAATATCCATTTACCTTCTCAGGGATGTTTCCAGATTCATCTAATAAAGGGTTCTCACTAGAGAAAGGCAGAAACCAAACCCCACTCAATATATCTGTACATTTAGATAAATTCATTTGCCCTTCCTAATTCCCTAAATGAGAAAATATGCTAAGCTTGGTTCACATAATTTCTCttaattctctttcaaaatggcaaaaaaaaaccctaaaagagTACATCAGCAGTCCAAAATTTCTCAGCAGCCCTGTGACAACAGAACAGCCAGGCATGCAGTGAAACCCCCAACCTGGAACAGACAGCTCTGACAAACAGCGAGGATTCTCAGGACCAGGGAAGATGAAGACTGAGGTGCATTTGAAGAAGTACTTGGAAAGCCAACACACTAGCCAGACACTGCTGGAATTCTGCATTAAAGGACACTGAAAATCTGTGAGAAGCTTCATTTCAGAACAAGATATGAAAGGTTTGATCCAGATGCAAGCAGAGACAACGTGAGAGCTTCAATGCATGAAATATTGATAGAAGGGTCCTTCTACATCTCTGGGAACAGGAGGTCACTTCAAAGGTAGTTTCTCTACCTACCAGTTAAATAGTAACATTTATACTGGAACCAAAGTCACTGAGCTTTTCCTAAGTATTACAGAAATACAGACACATCTCCCTAAGTTTATTTGGACTGTAGCAATCAGTATAACTCATTAGCTTACATAGTTTGGCCTCTACTCAGAAGTTATTTCTCATATAAGAACCCTACTGAAACactgagaaggaaggagaaaggaatttttttccctccaattGCTCCTAAAAATCATATCCacactttttttcattttaaaagtatACAGTGTCCCTGTCTTCTGGGTTTGTGTTTGTCAGTAACAGGAATATGAAAATTACAGCCAATCAGTATCCTGTTTATAACTTATTGATGTCTTAATGATATCCTACTCCTTTTTACAAACTACATAAAGAACTATAACTATTATAAAAAGAAGGATTTTCAGGAAAAATCTAGTGGAAATGTACATAATGTTTGGCTAAAATCCAAATGATTTCAACATGGGGCTTAGCTCTGGCTCATAGGGAAAATACAAGCTTTCAATTCCACTCAAAATAACAAAAGTAAAAATTTGTCTTCCAGTTTTCACTGCTACACAGCACACATATTTAACTGAATGTTGGAAATGtaaaagcctttttttaaaatttatatgcATATTCACAGTGAATTGTAAAAATTAGAGCAGGAACCTCTCAGCTCTAACATTTCCTAGTCTGTCCTGGATTTTAAAGGAGGAAACTGCAAAGAGATCCCACATAGTCCAGCTATATCCACCCCCATGGGGCTGGAAGTGTCAGaccctctcccagccctctgccagcagagctaacacagcagcagacagcagGAACAGATTCCATCCATTGTGCAGACCAGCAGAGAGCAAGAAAAGAGACCCAGGCTCCTCCAGTGGGATTTGCAGATGTGtgctgacagcagaggaaaattgcatcaggggaaaaaaaaaaaatccaaaaaccaGCAGATACTTACCTGTGTGGGAAATGAAGCTCTTTCAGGTGTGCCAACAACAGGCACATCCTGCTACCTGTGTGCTCACCCCAGTGCCCCAGGTTTGGGTCCTTTGGCCAGCAGCATCCTGATGGTGCACTCTTAGTCCTCTGCCTAATGTTAAGAGCAAAAAAGGCAGAACACTCAAATGCCAGCCATCCATGCCAGGACACTGGGAAGAAGGAAATCCGAGGCAGAGGTGATGTATGGCAGATTGTGGAATATGTACATGACTTACCTAAGGATGCCAAACATTTGCATGGTAAATTATTGCCTTACTTCCTTCTAGGGAAGGTTTctatacatatttttttctaatggtGGAGGCCAGGGCTCATAATCTAATAAAATGGTATTTACAAAAAACAATATCAAAACTGGAGCCTTCAGTTATCACATGCCCTGCTAACAATAACAGATCCCTAAAGAAACTGCTTTACATTTCAAGTAGAAACTTCTTAGCAGCTGAGGTTACCTAAATTCTAAAAAGACAAGTCTGAGAATATAGGTCCTATAATACCTATATAAATAGGTATTATAGAATATAATAGGATTATAGAATATAGGTCCTATACTATAACAAGCTCTCTTGGAACTGGGCATCTTGATATTTTCAGCCATAAATTGATTTTACTTTGTGTTCTAAGCACAGGCATTAAGAATCACATTGAAATCTCAAATAATATTGCTTCCTGCAAGAGTCAAAATCCACAAAGATGCCTCCACATCAGAAGTTTAACTTCAAATCCAGACATCTTCAGAAGCACATGACTCTCTTTCCAGCAGAGACAAGCTGCAGCCAAGCTATGACCTGAATGGGATTACATCTTGTCACCCTGTGACATACAGAGAAAAAGAGGTTTCTTTAGCTGATGGACCAGCAGATTTGAAATGTCTGGGAACTAAAGCATGCTAGCCATGCCAAAGGTTTTTGTTCAGTTGAGCTTGCAGGAAGGTGGACTTCTAAGAAAGGTCTATGAGAATTCCTGATAGCAAATTGGAAAGATTTCATACAGGTTGTCTTGTTTTCCACTTCCCCTACAGGAGAAATCCTGTCAGCTCCTGTTACACTAGCACATAAAAATCTACCAGTAATACCTTTACTCTGCAAAAATCTATTGATGATGGAGTCCTTGTCCTCCATTTCCTGGTGGAAAGATGTCTGCTGGATTTGTCTCTGCATGGCAGATGAGCACAAGAGGCAGAAGAGTGTTCCAGGGGATTCCTGTGAAGGAGGAAGCCTTTGCTGGTGGTGTGTTCTGCCCTCATTTAGAGAGGATGGCTTTCCATTGAGATCTTCCACAAGTTCCTCTGAACATGACTTGTGCTTCCTCATCAAGGGGCTTCTGTATTCTCTGCCTGCTTTTTGGGAAGATGCCCTGTGGGACATATGCAGTTGATGTTTGATTTAGGTGGTTGTGCCTGCAGTCAGCTCTGTGCACACTCAGAGCATGAGTCTGTTGCAAAACCCATCAATCACATGGGACTCAGGCCaatttttcagagaattttAACTCTGAAGCCAATGGAATTCTCAGCAAACACAACCTTCTGGATGGGAATTAAGCTGCAGTTTTACAATATGATTTTCAAGCCTAAAATGTAAAACAGCATCAAGATATTAAAAAGAAAGGTTTAAAACAGTGAAGAGATCTTTACATTGTACCTCTTCCTGAGATTCCACCACCATTGCTGGCATTTTAATGATGGGATTGATAAGGCAAAGTGCAGATTTGGGGGTGATAATGGCTGTGAGGTGCTGCCATGACCAACCTTGcttacaaaggaaaaaaccaggGGTTTGGTATCTCTGTGACACAGAACACATACCAAAGCCAAAGAGCAGTCTCAGCTCCCTAAACTGGGAGTAAGGATGCTGCAGATGTTTATGCAGCCTCTGGATGATGCCAGCCACGAGGCTCAGagctctggggcagcacaaACCCAGGCCAGCAGCAGTGGCCAGCAGGACTGGTCACTCACAGAGATCTGctggtccctgccagccctggaggaATGCAGGCACCCAGGTGGTTCTGGTTCTGTTGGACCCTTCCAGCCTCATCTACcttgctcctctcccagccatgACTTGCTTCCCCACCTCCCAAGCTCCTTTCCCTGGCAATCCACACCAAGATTTCTATCTCAGCACCTTTCCTGGACAGTCACCATTTTTCCTGTCTACTCTAGCTCAGTATTCCTGCCTAGATTCTTCATTGACTCCATCCAATCCTTGGcctatttcccattttttcaaCTTGCTCTCCAGCTTCCTGGCAGGATATTTAGACACTCCTCACCATTTATTTGCCTACTGGTCATCAGTCCAGCTGCCCCCAGTAGCCAGACTTATCCCTAACATCtatatttttcttccataaCCACTGCCTCCCCATAATGTTATGATTTGGGAGCTGAGAGAGGCTGGAATGTGTTCAGTGAGGACCAAGTCTTCAGAGATTTTAGCTGTTAAAAGTCAAAGAAGTCTCAGCTGAGCATGAGCAACCTGTGTTTTATCAAAGTTAGAGCCTGGCCAAAGAGTGCAGATTTCTCTGAGGTAGCACACACCTCCCTTCCCCTTTTGTAAAGCATTAAATCTCTGCTCAAACACAGAGAAGCACTCAGGGGTTTAGAGGAGAAGTTTTCATGAATGTTTtaacataacaaaaaaaaaaaaaaagttcaaccTGCTTCTGTGAAACAGCTAAAAAGTGACAGTCCCTTACTGCCACTCTCCCAGATTTAGCCTGAAGCAGTTCCCCTCATGCAGCCTTTCATCCTGAGGAACCATCATTTCACACCTGCAAATCCAGGAGAAAAGAATGCCATTTGTAATAGAAAAATCAGATAATGTTAAGAAAATGTAGCTGTTTGACATATAATACCCCCCTTTGACAACATCCTTGGAAAAACCTATTTTGTTTCTACAGGCTTCCCTAAACCAAAGATTTTATACCCCTGTAATATTAGGAATAACTAGATCAGCAGGATTAGATGCTGCAacacttttggttttttttttaactgaactCTCCACCTTTGTAATATTTCCAAACAAATCCCTGGACAGAGCACAGGAATTTTGGTTTGGAAAGAACACAATCCAGCAGCAATAGATGTTTGCTCAGAAACATTACCCCATTCTATCACAATATATACAGGAGTTCTCTGCTGAACCAAGCAGCTGAAAATAGCATTCCCTTACAATTTATGTGGGCTCCCAGCCTACACCTCTAGCAACCTTCTTGCCTGGTTGACTacacatcctttttttttttcctaaagcaaaTTGTAGGCCCACACATAATCTGCTCAT
This region includes:
- the MACROH2A2 gene encoding core histone macro-H2A.2, encoding MSGRSGKKKMSKLSRSSRAGVIFPVGRMMRYLKKGTYKYRIGVGAPVYMAAVIEYLAAEILELAGNAARDNKKGRIAPRHILLAVANDEELNQLLKGVTIASGGVLPRIQPELLAKKRGAKGKTETILSPAPEKKGRKSMVNKKSGKKAKSTKARTSKKSKQKDNEKEGASNSTTEDGPGDGFTILSSKSLVPGQKLSLTQSDISHIGSMKVEGIVHPTTAEIDLKEEIGKALEKAGGKEFLETVKELRKSQGPLEVAEAALTQSSGLAAKFVIHCHIPQWGSDKCEEQLEETVKNCLTAAEDKKLKSVAFPPFPSGRNCFPKQTAAQVTLRAISTHFDGSSSSSLKNIYFLLFDSESIGIYVQEMAKLDTK